CACCAGTTCGCAGAGGAACTGCGCCGGGTCGTCGACGTGTTCGATAACTTCGGTGGACACCACGCGGGTCGCCGTTGCGTCGGCAATCGGTAGCGGCGCGCAATCGGTGACATGGCATTCGACGCTTTGCGCAATGGTATCGCCCAGGCGCTGGCGAGTGGCTTCGACCTTGGCCGCGTCGATATCAGCAATGATGATGTGCGCGCCACGGGTGGCACAAAAATGCACATTTCCACCGTCGCCGCAGCCGACATCCAGCAGCGTGTCGTCAGCGGTCACCGGGAAACCGGTAAACAGTTCGCCGGTCTTCTGGTTGAACCAGCCACTGAGCACCGCATCGCGCAAGCCCAGCATGTAAGGATCGACTTTATTCATGGGTGCGGTGACCGGCGCAGCCTCAGGTTGCACAGGTGCAGGGGCAGCAGCGCCCGCGGTCAGCTTCTTCAGCAGGCTCAGCATGAGGTAACTCCAGGTGATGGCAGGGGGTTGCGGGACGCACTCAAGCGTTTCACCAGCGCCGCGCCGCGATTACGCATGGGCATTTCGATCAAGCGATAGTTCAGCTCGCTCAACAGCACGATCAGCCCGAATGCCAGCACCAGCGTGACGACGGGATGCCCGGCCGGGCTCGGCAGCGAGGCCGCCTGAAGACGAAAGGTCAGCTCCCGCACCAGCGAGTAGGCCGGGATGTGAATCAGGTAAATGCCGTAGGAGCGGCTGCCGATCCAGGTCATCAGGGTCTTGAACAAGCCCGTCGGCATCAGGTAATCGCGGTTGTAGGACGCCAGCCAGACCAGCACCGCACTGAGCACGGCAATGGCACCGATGCGGTAATTCGTGAAGGTAAAACGATCGGTCGCCAGGAAGCTCATAAGCAACGCGATCGCCAGCAACAGCGATACCCCCGCCCAAGACCGACGCAGAAAAGTCGGCTCCCAACGCCAGTAACCCGACTGCGCACTCCACATCGCAAGCAATACGCCGAGCGCCAGGGCGTCGGTGCGGATCACCATCAGGATCGGTGTGCGCAGGGTCAACAGTTGCACCGCCACCAGCGCTAGCAACGCCCACACCAGGTACTTGCGGCACAGCAGGATCAGCAGCGGGAATAACAGATAGAACTGCTCCTCCAGCGACAGGCTCCAGTACACAAAACTGATGCCATATTCGTAGTGGAAGAAACTGTCGGCGAAACGAAAGTTGGCGTATTGCAACACCCCGGCCAGCGTCGCCTGCAGGTTGGCGCTCACGCTGCCAAAGGCGCCGGAGCGGTTGAGAAACAGGCAGGCCAGCAGCATCAGCGCCAACCACAGCCAGGCCGATGGCAACAGGCGAAAGGCGCGGCGCAGCCAGAAATTGCGTGTCTGCTGCCAGTACTCCTGA
This region of Pseudomonas fluorescens genomic DNA includes:
- a CDS encoding class I SAM-dependent methyltransferase encodes the protein MLSLLKKLTAGAAAPAPVQPEAAPVTAPMNKVDPYMLGLRDAVLSGWFNQKTGELFTGFPVTADDTLLDVGCGDGGNVHFCATRGAHIIIADIDAAKVEATRQRLGDTIAQSVECHVTDCAPLPIADATATRVVSTEVIEHVDDPAQFLCELVRVGKPGALYLLSVPHPSSEDLQKGIAADEYFQKPNHIRIISEAQFKQMVGDAGLEVISHSQYGFYWSLWMLLFWEAKVEFSNPDHPLLNHWAETWNAVLESPRGAQIKQALDGVVAKSQVIIARKPEAA
- a CDS encoding acyltransferase family protein — encoded protein: MSNTRIMDIELLRGIAVLGVLFHHLQGSLFATPLPLLDAIHALGQPWWGVDLFFAISGFVIARSLIPALQGCTTRQEYWQQTRNFWLRRAFRLLPSAWLWLALMLLACLFLNRSGAFGSVSANLQATLAGVLQYANFRFADSFFHYEYGISFVYWSLSLEEQFYLLFPLLILLCRKYLVWALLALVAVQLLTLRTPILMVIRTDALALGVLLAMWSAQSGYWRWEPTFLRRSWAGVSLLLAIALLMSFLATDRFTFTNYRIGAIAVLSAVLVWLASYNRDYLMPTGLFKTLMTWIGSRSYGIYLIHIPAYSLVRELTFRLQAASLPSPAGHPVVTLVLAFGLIVLLSELNYRLIEMPMRNRGAALVKRLSASRNPLPSPGVTSC